One region of Haloprofundus salilacus genomic DNA includes:
- a CDS encoding trans-sulfuration enzyme family protein, translated as MNPHEKQFETLSVTHGERDQRLAEGVEDVVVPLHLSSTYEIPDINPDVGLEDLDPDEGQFLYSRLSNPTRNALEHRLAALEGGEYGFAFASGTAAIVATVMAAVEPGDHVVAFDDLYGGTRTMLTRLFEGRLHVDVSFVDAREVDVVADAMREETALVWMETPTNPLLRLCDIEAIAEVACEHGALLGVDNTFLSPACQNPLELGADVVVHSTTKYLNGHSDSLGGAAITDCPNLSEEIAFLQRVGMGNMLSPFDSYLVLRGTKTLPLRMRQHNENAMEVAEFLEDHERVRAVHYPGLESHPQHELAKKQMSGYGGVLSVELDADLDGTAEFLGHLSEFSLAVSLGGVESLVEHPATMTHSPLSQAERDELGISNSLIRLSVGVEHVDDLVSDLEAGFAALASHSVAGGDAAAMSDDD; from the coding sequence ATGAATCCTCACGAAAAACAATTTGAGACGTTGTCGGTGACCCACGGCGAACGCGACCAGCGTCTCGCCGAAGGCGTCGAGGACGTTGTCGTTCCCCTCCACCTGAGTTCGACGTACGAGATTCCCGATATCAATCCGGACGTGGGACTCGAAGATTTGGACCCTGACGAGGGACAGTTCCTCTACTCTCGGCTCTCGAACCCGACGCGGAACGCGCTCGAACACCGACTAGCGGCGCTCGAAGGCGGCGAGTACGGATTCGCGTTCGCCTCCGGTACCGCGGCTATCGTCGCCACCGTGATGGCCGCCGTCGAACCCGGTGACCACGTCGTCGCCTTCGACGACCTCTACGGCGGGACGCGGACCATGCTGACTCGGTTGTTCGAGGGGCGCCTCCACGTCGACGTCTCGTTCGTCGACGCTCGCGAGGTGGACGTCGTCGCCGACGCAATGCGCGAGGAGACGGCGCTCGTCTGGATGGAGACGCCGACGAACCCGTTGCTTCGGCTCTGCGACATCGAAGCCATCGCCGAAGTCGCCTGCGAACACGGTGCGCTGCTCGGCGTCGACAACACGTTCCTCAGTCCGGCGTGTCAGAACCCGCTGGAACTCGGTGCCGACGTGGTGGTCCACAGCACGACCAAGTACCTTAACGGCCACAGCGACTCGCTCGGCGGGGCGGCCATCACCGACTGTCCGAACCTCTCCGAAGAAATCGCGTTCCTCCAGCGCGTCGGCATGGGGAACATGCTCTCGCCGTTCGACTCGTATCTCGTGCTTCGCGGGACGAAGACGCTCCCGCTGCGGATGCGCCAGCACAACGAGAACGCGATGGAAGTCGCCGAGTTCTTGGAGGACCACGAACGCGTGCGGGCGGTCCACTACCCGGGTCTGGAGAGCCACCCGCAGCACGAACTCGCGAAGAAGCAGATGTCCGGTTACGGCGGCGTGCTCTCCGTGGAATTGGACGCCGACCTCGACGGCACCGCCGAGTTCCTCGGCCACCTCTCGGAGTTCTCGTTGGCGGTGAGTCTCGGCGGCGTCGAGTCGCTCGTCGAACACCCGGCGACGATGACGCACTCGCCGTTGTCGCAGGCTGAACGCGACGAACTCGGCATCTCGAACTCCCTGATTCGTCTCTCGGTCGGCGTCGAACACGTCGACGACCTCGTCTCGGATTTGGAGGCCGGCTTCGCGGCACTCGCGTCGCACTCGGTGGCCGGCGGCGACGCGGCGGCGATGTCCGACGACGACTGA
- a CDS encoding pyridoxamine 5'-phosphate oxidase family protein, with amino-acid sequence MQGIRWVQLSTKELNEFLGTGGTGVISFGEGVDESPFTVPVSYGYDAETGNFYFRLSFQPESTKEGVVDRPLTFVAHAQTDDGWRSVVATGTLEDVTEASYESSAVQGLWAVEIPEVDIFDRPPEEITFREYRLDPETLTGRKEVKTGE; translated from the coding sequence ATGCAGGGAATCCGCTGGGTGCAACTGAGCACGAAGGAACTGAACGAGTTCCTCGGGACGGGCGGTACAGGCGTCATCTCCTTCGGCGAGGGAGTCGACGAATCACCGTTTACGGTGCCGGTGTCGTACGGCTACGACGCGGAGACGGGGAACTTCTACTTTCGACTCTCGTTCCAACCGGAGAGCACGAAGGAGGGAGTCGTCGACAGGCCCCTCACGTTCGTCGCACACGCCCAGACCGACGATGGTTGGCGAAGCGTCGTGGCGACCGGCACGCTCGAAGACGTGACCGAGGCGTCCTACGAGTCGAGCGCCGTCCAAGGACTGTGGGCGGTCGAGATTCCGGAAGTGGACATCTTCGACCGGCCGCCCGAGGAGATCACGTTCAGAGAGTACCGCCTCGACCCAGAGACGCTCACAGGTCGAAAGGAGGTGAAAACTGGCGAGTGA
- a CDS encoding valine--tRNA ligase, with amino-acid sequence MPSGAYDPEATERKWQERWLDENTYDYGDAAVDGDTVFSIDSPPPTVSGSLHWGHVYGFTLQDFVARFERMRGESVFFPFGYDDNGIASERLTEDELDIQHQDYERREFQQLCREVCAEYESEFTEKMQALGISIDWDHTYRTIEPRVQRASQLSFIELYEQGREYRQRAPAIWCPECETAISQVETEDDEQPSHFHDIEFQVTDSEESFVISTTRPELLPACVAVFVHPDDDENQHLVGEEATIPLFGQSVPIIADDRVDMETGSGIVMCCTFGDQNDIEWYQAHDLDLRIAIDESGTLTEVADEYAGLDRDEAREAIVSDLDDAGALLDRRSITHVVNVHERCGTSVEFLVTEQWYIKLLDKTDEYLEAGRQMEWFPEKMFTRYKNWIEGLQWDWSISRQRSSGIPFPVWYCAECDHEVIARKEDLPVDPLSDDPPVDSCPECGHDEFVAEDDVFDTWATSSLTPLINAGWDWDAESEEYAMEHPEIYPFNVRPQGHDIISFWLFHTVVKCYEHTGEVPFDSVMINGMVLDENRVKMSKSLGNIVSPDEVLEEYPVDAARYWAAGSAVGDDLPYNEKGIVAGEKLLRKLWNASKLVDSLTPEERLDQPELKAIDRWLLAEMDDTVRFVTEKLEAREFSKARDHLRSFFWHTFCDDYLEIAKERDDESAAYTLQTAHRRFLKLFAPFLAHITEELWRELYDERSIHNTEWPETLGLDADHEAGETAMAVVGALRKYKSDAQLSLNASIDRVDVYGNVSGFETDIQRVMHVESLSTLDEEPEIESVVTGIDLDYSVVGPEYGSQVPEIEAGLEVGEYEVDGESLRVADIELGSEMFKVNRERRYTGEGEMLEAGDAIVIVQN; translated from the coding sequence ATGCCCAGTGGAGCATACGACCCGGAGGCCACGGAACGAAAGTGGCAGGAGCGGTGGCTCGACGAGAACACGTACGACTACGGCGACGCCGCAGTAGACGGGGATACGGTTTTCTCCATCGACTCGCCGCCGCCGACGGTGTCGGGGAGTCTCCACTGGGGCCACGTGTACGGCTTCACGCTGCAGGACTTCGTCGCCCGCTTCGAGCGGATGCGCGGCGAGAGCGTCTTCTTCCCGTTCGGCTACGACGACAACGGCATCGCCTCCGAGCGACTGACCGAGGACGAACTCGACATCCAGCATCAGGACTACGAGCGCCGCGAATTCCAGCAGCTCTGCCGCGAGGTCTGCGCCGAGTACGAGTCGGAGTTCACCGAGAAGATGCAGGCGCTCGGTATCTCCATCGACTGGGACCACACCTACCGGACCATCGAACCGCGCGTCCAGCGCGCCTCGCAGCTCTCGTTCATCGAACTGTACGAGCAGGGTCGCGAGTATCGCCAGCGCGCGCCCGCCATCTGGTGTCCGGAGTGCGAGACGGCTATCTCGCAGGTGGAGACCGAGGACGACGAACAGCCGAGCCACTTCCACGACATCGAGTTTCAGGTCACGGATTCGGAGGAGTCGTTCGTCATCTCGACGACGCGACCCGAACTTCTGCCCGCGTGCGTGGCCGTCTTCGTCCATCCCGACGACGACGAGAACCAGCATCTGGTCGGCGAGGAGGCGACGATTCCGCTATTCGGCCAGTCGGTGCCTATCATCGCCGACGACCGCGTCGACATGGAGACGGGGTCCGGTATTGTGATGTGTTGCACGTTCGGCGACCAGAACGACATCGAGTGGTACCAAGCGCACGACCTAGACCTCCGCATAGCCATCGACGAGTCCGGCACGCTCACAGAAGTGGCCGACGAGTACGCCGGGTTGGACCGCGACGAGGCTCGCGAGGCCATCGTCTCGGACCTCGACGACGCCGGCGCACTGCTGGACCGCCGCAGCATCACCCACGTCGTGAACGTCCACGAGCGCTGCGGGACGAGCGTCGAGTTCCTCGTCACCGAGCAGTGGTACATCAAACTGCTCGACAAGACTGACGAGTATCTCGAGGCGGGCCGGCAGATGGAGTGGTTCCCTGAGAAGATGTTCACGCGGTACAAAAACTGGATCGAGGGACTGCAGTGGGACTGGTCCATCTCCCGGCAACGCTCCTCCGGGATTCCGTTCCCCGTCTGGTACTGCGCGGAGTGCGACCACGAGGTCATCGCCCGGAAAGAGGACCTCCCGGTCGACCCGCTGTCGGACGATCCGCCGGTCGATAGCTGTCCGGAGTGCGGTCACGACGAGTTCGTCGCCGAGGACGACGTGTTCGACACGTGGGCGACGTCCTCTTTGACGCCGCTCATCAACGCCGGCTGGGACTGGGACGCCGAGAGCGAGGAGTACGCGATGGAGCACCCGGAGATCTACCCGTTCAACGTGCGCCCGCAGGGCCACGACATCATCTCCTTCTGGCTGTTCCACACCGTCGTCAAGTGCTACGAGCACACCGGCGAGGTGCCGTTCGACTCGGTGATGATCAACGGGATGGTGCTCGACGAGAACCGCGTGAAGATGTCCAAATCGCTCGGCAACATCGTCTCGCCCGACGAGGTGTTGGAGGAGTACCCCGTCGACGCCGCGCGCTACTGGGCCGCCGGGAGCGCCGTCGGCGACGACCTGCCGTACAATGAGAAAGGCATCGTCGCGGGCGAGAAGTTGCTCCGAAAGCTCTGGAACGCCTCGAAACTCGTCGACAGCCTCACCCCCGAGGAGCGACTCGACCAGCCGGAGCTGAAGGCCATCGACCGGTGGCTGCTCGCGGAGATGGACGACACCGTCCGCTTCGTCACCGAGAAACTCGAAGCCCGGGAGTTCTCGAAGGCCCGCGACCACCTCCGGAGCTTCTTCTGGCACACGTTCTGCGACGACTACCTCGAAATCGCCAAAGAGCGCGACGACGAGTCGGCGGCGTACACGCTCCAGACGGCGCACCGTCGCTTCCTCAAACTGTTCGCGCCGTTCCTTGCGCACATCACCGAGGAACTCTGGCGCGAACTGTACGACGAGCGGAGCATCCACAACACCGAGTGGCCCGAGACGCTCGGTCTGGACGCCGACCACGAGGCGGGCGAGACGGCGATGGCCGTCGTCGGCGCGCTCCGCAAGTACAAGAGCGACGCCCAACTGTCGCTGAACGCTTCTATCGACCGCGTCGACGTGTACGGCAACGTCTCGGGGTTCGAGACGGACATCCAGCGCGTGATGCACGTCGAGTCGCTTTCGACGCTGGACGAGGAGCCTGAAATCGAGTCCGTTGTCACCGGTATCGACCTCGACTACTCCGTCGTGGGTCCCGAGTACGGCAGTCAGGTACCGGAGATAGAGGCCGGTTTGGAGGTAGGGGAGTACGAAGTCGATGGAGAGTCGCTGCGCGTCGCCGACATCGAACTCGGCTCGGAGATGTTCAAGGTTAACCGCGAACGGCGCTACACCGGCGAGGGCGAGATGCTCGAAGCGGGCGACGCAATCGTCATCGTACAGAACTGA
- a CDS encoding quinone-dependent dihydroorotate dehydrogenase, which yields MRLYDATKPALFALPPETIHRTTHRLLRAVQHTRLENVLARRYAVDDPRLCVDLFDESFPNPVGVAAGFDKNAEIPSVLAALGFGHVEVGGVTAERQPGNPRPRMFRLPEDEAIINRMGFNNHGADAVGERLDAGELPDVPVGINIGKSKSTPLAEAAEDYLYTYERVADAGDYFVVNVSSPNTPGLRELQNRESLERILGALKDAGASPLLVKFSPDLPEPAIEEALAVVEDLELDGVVATNTTTERPTSLRNPNQAERGGLSGKPIENRATRTIRFVARRTDVPIIGVGGVSDAEGAYEKIRAGASLVQLYTGLVYEGPSVARDINEGLLDLLERDGFDSVADVVGVDL from the coding sequence ATGCGACTGTACGACGCGACGAAGCCTGCGCTGTTCGCGCTTCCCCCCGAGACGATTCACCGGACGACCCACCGACTGCTCCGCGCCGTACAGCACACCCGACTGGAGAACGTCCTCGCGCGTCGCTACGCCGTCGACGACCCCCGCCTCTGCGTCGACCTGTTCGACGAGTCGTTTCCGAACCCGGTCGGCGTCGCCGCCGGCTTCGACAAGAACGCCGAAATTCCCTCAGTTCTCGCCGCGCTCGGCTTCGGCCACGTCGAAGTCGGTGGCGTTACCGCCGAGCGACAGCCCGGCAACCCTCGCCCTCGGATGTTCCGCCTCCCCGAGGACGAAGCTATCATCAACCGGATGGGCTTCAACAACCACGGGGCTGACGCGGTGGGCGAACGACTCGACGCGGGCGAACTCCCCGACGTGCCGGTCGGCATCAACATCGGGAAGTCGAAGTCGACCCCGTTAGCCGAGGCCGCCGAGGACTACCTCTATACCTACGAACGGGTCGCCGACGCGGGCGACTACTTCGTCGTCAACGTCTCCAGTCCGAACACGCCCGGCCTCCGCGAACTCCAGAACCGCGAGTCGTTAGAGCGCATCCTCGGCGCACTGAAAGACGCCGGGGCGTCGCCCCTGCTCGTGAAGTTCTCCCCGGACCTCCCCGAACCAGCTATCGAGGAAGCGCTCGCCGTCGTCGAAGACCTCGAACTTGACGGCGTCGTCGCCACCAACACGACGACGGAGCGACCCACCTCCCTCCGAAATCCGAACCAAGCGGAGCGCGGCGGACTCTCCGGCAAGCCCATCGAGAACCGCGCGACGAGGACGATACGGTTCGTCGCCCGCCGGACCGATGTCCCGATAATCGGCGTCGGCGGGGTCTCCGACGCGGAGGGCGCCTACGAGAAGATACGCGCCGGAGCGAGTCTCGTCCAGTTGTACACAGGGCTCGTCTACGAGGGACCGAGCGTCGCCCGCGACATCAACGAAGGATTGCTCGACCTGTTGGAACGCGATGGCTTCGACAGCGTCGCGGATGTGGTCGGCGTCGACCTGTAG
- a CDS encoding AbrB/MazE/SpoVT family DNA-binding domain-containing protein, protein MVRKKKLSPSGAKDDNGEYHNVHVNLHEDELAVAGLEIGDEVFVRVRDNKIIIQKADPDEVEHDF, encoded by the coding sequence ATGGTCCGGAAAAAGAAGCTCAGCCCGAGTGGTGCCAAAGACGACAACGGCGAATACCACAACGTGCACGTCAACCTCCACGAAGACGAACTCGCCGTTGCCGGTCTTGAGATCGGCGACGAGGTATTCGTCCGTGTTCGCGACAACAAGATAATCATCCAGAAAGCCGACCCGGACGAAGTGGAACACGACTTCTGA
- a CDS encoding non-histone chromosomal MC1 family protein produces MVREDGKRNFALRDSSGTESSVFSGNTPRQAALKAARRLEPGSSEEDADRTELRLREKGTDKVHIYDGWAWNETAPDNKPDWMPDDITEANVSKKGIEHIEE; encoded by the coding sequence ATGGTACGTGAAGACGGTAAGCGCAATTTCGCACTTCGAGATTCGAGTGGTACTGAATCGAGCGTGTTCTCGGGGAACACTCCCCGACAAGCAGCTTTGAAGGCCGCGAGACGGCTCGAACCGGGCAGTTCCGAGGAGGACGCCGACCGGACGGAGCTTCGCCTTCGGGAGAAAGGGACGGACAAAGTTCACATCTACGACGGGTGGGCGTGGAACGAGACCGCACCCGACAACAAACCCGACTGGATGCCCGACGACATCACCGAGGCGAACGTCTCGAAGAAAGGCATCGAGCACATCGAAGAGTAG